In Heteronotia binoei isolate CCM8104 ecotype False Entrance Well chromosome 5, APGP_CSIRO_Hbin_v1, whole genome shotgun sequence, the DNA window AAAAACAgcatggggagaaaggcaggagtgCTTCCTTCCCCAGCAGCAATATTCCGAGCCTGTTTGgattcttatttttttaaagaagctgcTGTGTAGCTGTAGGGAACCGCGATCCAGCTTTAAAAACACTAACATTTAGTTTGGCCGTCATAGTGCAtccctatgcagagttacaccctgCTAAGTCATTGTATTTAGACGGGTGTAACTTCTTAGGATTGCAAGGTCACACTAGCAGTCATGCTTGGCAAATCAAACCATCACATCTTTCCTCAAACTAATGTTTAGGCCCCAAGTGTTAATAGGTGGATAAAGAAATGAATTTTCCCTACTGCCTAAGTGCCTGTTGATGAATGATGCCAGTGTTCGTCAGCATAGTTCCTAGGGAATGCAGTTGCTATTTCCTGATGCAGCAATCAAATATAAAAAGAGCACAAGCTGCAAAATGTACCTACAGATGAGAAATGAGCTTGTGTTATAGCAACACATGAAGGATACCCCCAATTCCTAACAAGTGGATGAGTTGCTAAAAACAACCAGGAAAGAGAGGAGATAGGAAGGCTTGAATGAAACATGGACAATCTGGAGGGTAGcctccctttcctttccaaatgaacaattttatttagtgaaGTCATAAACCTGTGGAGGCAGATGAAAGAGCTAGAGGCTCCGACATATGTTCTGGAAgcaaaattaaatcagaaacCATTCATACTATtcatggggagggggaattcAGGCACACCACTTGAGAAAGTCTTTCTAAGCTTGGTTAATGGTGATTCCACTGGTCACTATGAagcatctttctctctttcccccgtTCCCACTGTGCAAAGATACTTTTTGCAACTAGTCAGCCCCTTCCACTCTTAGATGCTAAGCCCAGGAATGAGGTCAGTCTTCAAACAAATTCCTTTCATTTTGCATAGTTTGAGAGGCCTGGGAAAGATAGAGGTTTCCACTTATAGATGCGATTCCACACAGATGTGCTTGACTTAAGAAAATTCTTCTACACACAACTTGCTGGAAATTCTTCTACACGCAACTTGTGGAATTTGCTGACATGGGATGTGGTGATGACCAGTAACTTAGATGGCTTTAAATGGGGTGAGCCAACTTCATGAGGACATATCCATCAGTGATTATTAGCCATAACAGCCAAATAGGACTTCCATGTTCAAATGCAGAATGCCTCTGATCAGCTATTGCTGGAGTGGAGGGAAGAACACCAGGTGGAGGCTTTGGCCTCCATATCCCTGCTGTAGGCCCTCCAGGCTAGCTGGTCATCCAATGCAGGGGTCAGGTTGTGCATGCTTTCTTCTAATGGTAGTCAAATGCAATGATAGCCCTGTAGCACGCCGATGGAAATCACTGACTTCAGCAGTAAGCTGCGCATTTAGCAATAGCACTTAACTTACAAAGAACTGGGTAGAGGAAAGCAGACCTCCTCAAAACATTTGACAGGATAGCTTTACATACACAAACTTCTTCCTTATCCCAAAAGGAAAACAATTCCCCCACAATGTTGGGCACTCAGATGTCCGAAGCATTTGACTCTTGCATGCAAGGTTCAGTCATTCAACTCATTCATTCTGCttggcatttttttctttttaaaaaaaaaacaactaggACAGGAGAACAGATGCTAGAAAAAACAGAAAATCCCCCAAACAGACCAAATCACACGCAAATTCTAGCAATGATATATAGTGTATAATGAACTAGTGACAAAATTATAAAAATCCCAAAAGGTCCAAGATGAAGCATGCAACAATTAATAATACATTCAATATACAAAACAGTATAGCAAAGTCAACAGGAGAGCAAACATAAGAAATATACATAACTATGAAACAACAGTCTTCAAAATGTACAGACACAAAGGATATGATATCCAAAAATGAGAACGGGATATTCTCAACAGGATTTGATCAATATATTGACCCATTTCAGTACCAGAACTGTCAAGAGTAATACTGAAAGAATATTAAGAACTCTGTTCTTAGCCCTTTTGATTGCGCTGGATATTATGTTGGATATTATTTTTGAAGCTTTTGGAACTTTTTTACATTGCCTGTTATGGTTTTGAAATTGTATAATTAATACACCCTCAATATTACTCTTGAGAAAGGTTCTGGTACCAAAATGTGTCAATATATTGATCAAATCCTGTTGAGAATATCCTGTTCTCATTTTTTGATATTATATCCTGTGTGTCTGTATATTTTGAAGACTGTTGTTTCATACTTCTGTATATTTCTTATGTATTGCTTGCCTGTTGGCTTTGTTACACTGTTTTGTATACTGAAGGTATTAGTGATTGTTGCATGCTTTTTCTTGGACCTTTTGGGATTTTTGTAATTTTGTCACTGGGTCATTATACACTATATATAATTGCTAGAATTTGTGTGTGATTTGGCGTGTTTGGGGGATTTTCTGTTTTTTCTGGCATTATTAAAGAGCAGTTCAGTATGGAAACTTAAGGCGGTGTGCTGCAGCCAGTAACTGTGCTGTTCAAGGAGTAGAAATTCATGAAGATTGCCTTCCACtgtggtgggggagagagggTAGTACAAATTCAATGGCCCCATTGAATACTGTTCCTCCACCCCAAGGATTTGCCATTTTCTATGCATTCTGAATCATTTATATAACAGCTTTCACTCCCCAGACCGTTTTAGAATCATTATATTTCACTGGAGGATCCTGGGTAGTTTGGAAGCAGTTCCATCATTCATGCCCCCCTACCAATGAGGAATCTGAGACACAAAAAGAAAAGGTGATTTGTCTAAAGCCATAAAGCATATAGACAGTAGAGCTAAAATGAAGATTTTTCCGTGATGCCTGAGCCCTCCAAAAGGTTTGTTCTCAGGTGGTAGAGCTTGTCAGGCATGGCAACAGTGAAAGCCACTAAAGCAGGTACAGGAGGTATCAACAGGAGGTATCCAAATAGAAAGCATAGTTATACCTACAAGTTAAGGCTTCTCTGACTCCCCTCATTGCCTTTCTTTTGGGTCTGGCAGCTGGAGAACTGATGCTTTTCTATAAGGATCACATGAAATAATGGCACAACTTTGGAATTAGGGGTACAGCCAAGGCCAATGGAGGGTAAACACACTTCCCTACTTATCCCAAGAAGCCTCTATGATGAGAATCAGGAGCCAGGGAGATTTTCTGAAATGGACAGGTGTCGATAAGGAAGCTTAGGAACTGAGAACTTTAGTCCAGGAACTGGAAAATAAGGATACGTTATATGTGTTTCAGTAAGGAGTGGGGAGCCAGTCACAGACACCTAAAAAATCCAGCTTTAGATGCACCAGTCTAAACATCTGCTTTAAACATGTCTTGCCCCAGGTGGTATCATTCAGGGATGCTGGAGTTCCATAGTTTGTCCTGGGATACCACCAGACCTAAGCAAGTCACCAGCTCTCAACACAATATCTAAGGCCTACATCCCCCTAGGAGTGTCTTGTGTCACAACAGGAAAGAATATAATTTTCAACTGCCCATCTCTCTCTTTGGTTTCTATGTCTTTTTTCTTCAAACGGCTGCCTCTTGCTTATAACCTTTTCTCAGGCCTCTGCTTGTAGAGGAGACACACTAGCCAGTGCTGGGATAAGATGGGCATAGATCTCAATCCCACGAAGAAAGACCTGCTCATTCAGGAATTCATTGTGGTCATGCAGCAGCACAGGAGTGTGATTCATGGGGGAGAAGCCAATGGCTGGGTGGCCTGCCTGCAAATACAGTGCAAGGAAAAGTAGCTATCATAAACAAGATCTCAACAAAGTACAAGAGAAGTCACCAAGTTGACAGACAAAAAGACACAGGAAATACACTTGTACTCACTGCCCTGATATAGCGACTGTCTGTGGCAGCAGGAAAAATCTCACACTTCAGTTTCATGTTCCTGACAAGACAGAGAGACCTTGTAAGAAGTAGCTCCCACTGCTGAGTTAccctgttcttcctcctccttcagtgTTTGAAAGCAGGATCATCAAACAGTGGGCAATGTAATAATGGAGTTGAGGATACCTCAAAGGAGAGAACAGGGGAGATATTGGGAAGGTTCAGAGTCATTGGGCAACTCCTTTGTTCTTTATACAGGCACTTAGGGGAGTCTATTCTGGACACCTTGAATGCTGTTTTCCTGCCCGCCCCCAATTGACATTGCCTCCTCTGTGCCTTGCAAACGGAACAGCCTTAACATGGGCCTGAAGGAGCAATGTAAGAGTGTGGAAGATATGGCACCATACTCACATGTCCTTGCAGGTGCTACTGAATGCTTTCCACCAGGGGTCAGATTCCTCTGTGGAGGTCATCGACTGATCCATGTATTTCTAGCCCAAAGAGAAGGGTAGAAGGTAAAGCTTGGAGGAGGCAGCAGTGGAGCACCCACAGCACAAGAGTCTGTGGCAAGggcacagcagaagcagcagcaggagtGCAAGAGAATGAGGGGCACAGTGCAGAACAGAAAGGTAGCCATGTTGAGACAAAAGACCCAGGGCAGAGAGACTGGCAGCCGTAAGGTAGAGAACAGAGTCAAAAAACAGGAACTGATCAATGCTCCTAGGTTTACAGGACAGCAACAGGCTGCTGGAATGCTCCCTCCTCTCTGCAGTTACCTGGTGGAACTCATAGGTAACACCTTCCCCAGCTGCCCGGCACCAGGCTGTGAGCTGCTCCTCAAATGCCTGCAAGACAGACCATGGAAAAGTGATTCTTGAGTGAAGATCCTGATTGCAGTCTGCCTTGTAACGCTATAAGCCTCTCAATTTATCCCAtgatcttctgcttcccatctTATCAGTTCTTCCCACACAATGGTATTAAATCAGATGCTTCTAAAAAAATAGCTTTAATTGGTGTCCCAAGTTGGCTTAAGGCCACGCTAGGTCTCTGATGATCCTCCCATTGGTTGCTCTAGTGAGGTCTCTATTTTCTTGCAGTCTGCTGCTGCAAATGCTTTCTTGTATTTAGAAGGAATGACCTGCATGTGCTTTGTATCTCAAAGAGAACAAAGAACAGAAGAATGGGACTGGCCCTCAAGGCCTCAGGACCCGTCCTTCCAGTTCTCCCAGCCATAGTCAATCAGGGCTCTAAGAAACTGCTACATCACCAACTGCAACCAATGCAAGGAGAGATCTTTCTTAATAGTTCAAagtttttaataatgtttttaactattttttaaaaatgtgaaggaCCCTGGAAAATATAGCTACATGAATCACAGTCCAAGACACATTCCAGGCAGCTCCCAGGAGGTATATCTCACAGATCCCAGGCAACATCTCACAGATTGAAAATTGGTCACCATTTCTCTACCTGTTTCTCTGTTGTACCTTTAAATCCATTGTAGGTGGTATGCGGATGTCAAAGGCAGCAGACATCTCAGAGGGGACCACATTGAAGGAGATGCCCCCATTCAACATGGTTAGGTTAAGGGAGGTTACATCGCCTAAGGTAAGGTGCTTCTCTGATTTCAACCTGTGTGAAGGAAAGGACAAAGTCTTTCACCCCACCTTGGTGAAATTCTGGAAGCTTCTTCCTAACTTCCAGATATTGAAGAGCCACCCCAGCAGCACATTCTTGGGCTCATGTTCATTTTTCCAAGCATCTGTAGGAACCATCAGCATTTCCAAAAGGCAGAGTGACTAACAGCCCTATCCCCAGAAAATGGACTGCATAAAACAACTCTCTCATATATGATAACAGTACTTTGCAAGAGTGCTTCATGCACACACATACCTTGCTTCTAACACTCTATTTTTGTCCCAAGTGTGGCTGATACTACCAGAACATCCATATTCTCCACTACACAGAATTGGAAAACTGCTGATGAATATCAAGTCTGCACCTTAGCTGTGGTGCTTAAGCTGTTCAGACATTAAGTAACAAGCCTTGTACCAGTagggtccattgaatagtatcaGAAGTGGAACTAAAAGAGGGGGTGAGTCTACAATGCCCCTTGTGAATCACAAAAGCTACAGATTACTCTGGAAACAAGCTAATGACCTTTGCACTCAGATAAATATCAAATTATAACtggaaacaaataataaatatgcCACACCACTAATGGGCAAACCGAACTGGCAAAAGTTTTCAAAATAATGTTGCATAGCACTTGTTCAGAgtgcttttatttttatattgtctTACATCAATTTGCTAGGCTGGCCATCACTATTAACCCATCATTGTACAAGGATGGGAGGCAGCGGCTTGCCTATGGCTACCTGGTGAGTTCATGGGATGGGAACCAGACATTTGGGTGTATAATTCTTAGTAATTATGTTACACCAGTTCCCAGTTTCATTATACAAAAGGATAAACTGAGCAACAAATAAATGGAGATGTCTGGCTCAGTGTCATGCAGGGTATGAATGGCAGATGCAGGAAACAAAACTTCAATGTGTAAGACTCTGCCTTCAGACTGATGGCCATTGATGATTAAAGAACAGCCCACTTTATGCATTTGGCCAAGTGTGTCTGCATAGGAAGGTCCATGTCACCATCAGTTTCATCTCTTAGTCATCAAAGTACTTTTTCTTctgcagacaaacacagctactcTTACAGTATAAGTTTCAAGTGGTGACTGTGTTGGCCTGCagaagaagagcaagattcaagttttggttcttgaaagcttatgtcctggacttgaatcttgctcttacAGCATAAGTGAATTAAAGTAAACCCTGGAAGAGGTCAGTGAGAAAAATCTGGCTTACACTACAGACTTCCTCCTCACCTTTGTTTTTCACGCTCTCTGAACTCTAGGAAGGAAGTGATCACTCTGTGCTGTGGATAAGGAAGTTAAGAGTCAAATCAAATATAGTACATCCCATCAAACAAATAACAGATTTTTTATTTAAGATGTCTATTACTTGGACAATGTCAAGCCTACACTTCCCCAGATGCAGTGCTTCCGGCTTGTGTAAGATGATGCCTATGAAGGTAGCCTGATATCTGCTTTCACAGCTGGTCTAAGAAACCGACTCTCTCCTGTGGCCTCACATAAGTAGCCCCTCTCCCTACCCGGCCTCTTGTCTTGACAGGGCATTCTCTTACCAGCTTTTCAGCAGCTGTATCCTCAATGAATCTAGATCCATGTCCTGGGTTCCCTTCTACTTTCACTTTAATCCCTGCAAGTATTAAGGAGAGGAAGAGCAAAATGAAAGCCAAGCAGAACAAAGAGAGAAGTACCATGTAGCCCAGTGACAAAGGGAGCTGGAACCTCTTGCAGCAGAACTTTCAAAGCACATGGGTCATGATCAAAAGGAGCAACACCTACAATGAAAGGAGAACTGCTACCATGCTTCCCACAGTCCAGGGGAGAGTCTGCTTTGAAAAATGGGATTTGGGCTCTTCCTTCAGCAATGGGAATAACTGCAACAGAAGGATCCACAGCTTTGAGAGAGAAGGTGTCATTATATTCCAGTTGGAACATCAGGTTGGTAGATGAGGGGAAGGGGGTTTAAGCCTttccccatgccattttcccCACTTGAAAATAGTTGGGGCGCTATATGCCCTGTTATGAAGACTTACATGTACTGGTTAGTACATACAAGTTTCATAACAAGGCAAACAGACCATTTTAGATTGGGAAactgtgttttggggggggggggagtgctttaAGGAACCTCCCCTGGTGTCACGGTTCCAATCTGAATTGGGCCCAGCACACCTGGTAAAAGACTTCAAAACACTGGGAGCTCCTGACATGGAACTTCCAGTGTACCTTCTAGTTTGTAACATAGAGGCTGCGATCACAACCCcttaataatgcactttcaatccaatttTAATTCacattccaactggattttactgtgtgaactggcaaaattcagttggaaagtgcattgaaagtgaattattaagggtgtgtgattgcagccagagtGCACCATCTAGTTACATCCTATGCaaaagccttaaaaaaaaaaaaaacactggtaaaagccttttaaaaaacaCTAGGAGCTCCTGACATAGAACTCCAGCACACCATCTAGTTAGGTCCTGAGAGTCACACTAAAAATAGAATTCCTCTGAGTAAGCAAAACATTGGTTAAAAGAATTTAAATTCCACAATGTATGCAAATACTTATACAAAAGATTTAAGAAAGTGATAGCAAGAAAGCAGTTGCTAATGGAAAAAATATGGCACAGCCAGCTGGAAGAGAAGCAGGATATTGGCACCAACAACTGCAGCACATCTTTATGGTCACATGATCCAACTGCTGGGTCCCGCATTAGAAGATATTACTTCTACTCTTAAAACACATCACTGAACATCATCAATCATGTTGATCTGACAGTCAATACCCACTGGTGTATTTCTCCATTTttgaatattcattttaaaaggtacagaATCATTGGGGTTCATGCATTAATGTCAACTTTTGGATGCACATGGATAGCAAActacagatataagaacataagagaagccatgctggatcaagccaacagcccctccagtccagcactctgtgtcacacagtggccaaaacccaggtgccatcaggacgtcctccagcagggccagaactctggaagccctcccactgttgccccccaagcaccaagaatacagaacagatATGAATACTTCATAAAGTTGcaataaaggccaacgccatgctgggaattattaggaagggaattgaaaacaaatcagccagtatcataatgcccctgtataaatcgatggtgcggtctcatttggagtactgtgtgcagttctggtcgccacacctcaaaaaggatattatagcattggagaaagttcagaaaagggcaactagaatgattaaagggctggaacaccttccctatgaagaaaggttgaaacgcttagggctctttagcttggagaaacgtcgactgaggggtgacatgatagaggtttacaagataatgcacgggatggagaaagtagagaaagaagtacttttctccctttctcacaatacaagaactcgtgggcattcgatgaaattgctgagcagacaggttaaaatggataaaaggaagtacttcttcacccaaagggtgattaacatgtggaattcactgccacaggaggtggtggcggccacaagcatggccaccttcaagagggggttagataaaaatatggagcagaggtccatcagtggctattagccacagtgtgtgtgtgtgtatatatatatatatttggccgctgtgtgacacagaatgttggactggatgggccattggcctgatttaacatggcttctcttatgttcttaatttgacAGAAGCAGTCTCAAATGCTGTTAGCTGAATATTTGAACTAtaaaaacactttaaaaagaGATGTGGCTAAAGGCCAAACAACACACAAAGCTGAAGTTCTGCATTTGCAATTCTATATGGGCTGCTTAGCCCTATAAAACAGCCATGAGGCCCCCAATCTGAATCAAGGCCATTGCACTGGAGAGGGGGTGTTACTTTTTCCCTACATAACCCACTTGGAAACAGCTCCCCACATACACTTTAAGTCCTAGTAGGGGTAAAAAGAGATTCCTTCGCTGTGCCTGTCTACAGAGATTCAGAACAGTTGGTGGGGGCATTCTGATCAGAGAAATAAACCAGGGTAAGAGTTTAATCTCCCTTGCCCAGGACCATGACCATTTTTCATATAGGGGCATCCCCACTACTATTCTTGATGGCAAATTACAAATGTGGAGTTTCAATCACAGAATTCCAATGTCATGTGTACTTTGTCTCTGAGAAGGTTTTATATTCCAAGTACACCCCAGTAGTGTAAATGTAAATCCATAGATTACAATCTGTTACAAAAGTGAAAAACATCTGTGGCTACAAATCTTAACATTCCACCTCAATACCAACAGGAAGCTGGCCCAATTGTCTATTTTGGCTCCCCCAAGAAGATTAAAATCTTAATAAAGGATTACATAGGTGTTCTTCACAACTTTGACATATGAATGGCAAAACTCCAGAACAGTTTGGAAGAATTCATGCATTCATTGCAAAAGACACACGTTGGTTTTCTTATAAAGTTTATCTGCATTTTTAGTACAGTTCTCAAGATGTGTATCTTTTAAAAGAACAATGAGAAATAGACTGGAGGCATGTTTTTTGAAACTACAAATGGGGAGaggggctttggctcagtggcaggACACATGCCCTGCTTGcaaaaggtcctaggttcagtccttggcCTCTTTAGCTAAAAAGGcctcttgggaagcagaaagaggAAAAATATTGCTCTGCCTAGACTCTGCAGAGTCacagccagtcagagtagatgatCTTGAGCATGATGGACTAATGACTCCGCAGCTTCATACAAGATGGAATTCTAAATCTTACTCACACCAAGGACATTTCTCGCCATAAAATACAGTGAAGGTATCTGATGGGTTTGCCAGACCTTTGGGGGGGAAAAAGACAGAATTAGCAATATGTTTAGCTAGAAGATACAGTAGGCTTTCTGTAATATCTTTTACATAAGGAAGCCACAGCATTCATTAGCCTAAGGCAAGTTAAAATGTCCACATCCTTGTGCCTCAGAAATGGCGCAGAAGACTCCTAACCGTTGACATTTGTTGATGAGGTGAGGGAGGAGTTCACTGTAGCCCTCAAGAGACAATAGCTTGGGGGA includes these proteins:
- the ACY1 gene encoding aminoacylase-1, with amino-acid sequence MLPEKDCKKLGEKDPKEDPSVTLFREYLRIKTVQPEPDYDSAVKFLERIASELDLQCQKVEVCPGRVITILTWKGTNPQLRSILLNSHTDVVPVFEEYWHYDPFAAFKDCNGNIYARGAQDMKCVSIQYIEAIRRLKAEGRHFPRTIHMSFVPDEEIGGHKGMEMFVKGPEFMTLNVGFALDEGLANPSDTFTVFYGEKCPWWIKVKVEGNPGHGSRFIEDTAAEKLHRVITSFLEFREREKQRLKSEKHLTLGDVTSLNLTMLNGGISFNVVPSEMSAAFDIRIPPTMDLKAFEEQLTAWCRAAGEGVTYEFHQKYMDQSMTSTEESDPWWKAFSSTCKDMNMKLKCEIFPAATDSRYIRAAGHPAIGFSPMNHTPVLLHDHNEFLNEQVFLRGIEIYAHLIPALASVSPLQAEA